One region of Candidatus Schekmanbacteria bacterium genomic DNA includes:
- a CDS encoding NAD(P)-dependent oxidoreductase: MKVLVTGGGGFVGRYLCKALKERNWETFVIDIKPFEESGLKKDMVDKYVEGEITNYEKVRQAMDGIDMVIHLAAKHRFFGITEEEFYRVNVEGTKNILKAMDDCGVKKIFFYSSVAVYGDHRSPTNENVIPKPTSIYGKSKLEAEKKIEEWVEKGNKRGALILRPTVIFGPENRGNIYRLIRQIDRYLFIPVGEGNNIKSTAYVENIINATMFLIDRGFEGVEIYSYADEPHLSFKEIVTIIYKYLGKSMPKLRLPVKAVLAGLKPVDSISSFFNIDLPFTAAVEKMNKTTHHEAKKIRQIGFKQIFSLEEGLERTIRWYKNKK; encoded by the coding sequence ATGAAAGTATTGGTAACAGGCGGCGGAGGTTTTGTGGGGAGATACCTTTGCAAAGCATTGAAGGAGAGAAACTGGGAGACCTTTGTCATAGATATTAAACCTTTCGAAGAATCAGGGCTTAAAAAAGATATGGTTGACAAATATGTGGAAGGAGAAATAACCAATTATGAAAAGGTCCGTCAGGCAATGGATGGAATCGATATGGTTATTCATTTGGCGGCGAAACATCGCTTTTTTGGAATTACTGAAGAAGAATTTTATAGAGTAAATGTAGAAGGCACGAAGAATATCTTGAAAGCGATGGATGACTGTGGAGTCAAGAAGATCTTCTTTTATAGTTCAGTTGCAGTCTATGGCGACCATAGAAGTCCCACAAATGAAAATGTGATTCCAAAACCAACATCAATATATGGAAAGTCAAAACTTGAAGCTGAAAAGAAAATAGAAGAATGGGTTGAGAAAGGAAACAAAAGAGGTGCATTGATTTTAAGGCCTACGGTAATTTTTGGTCCGGAAAATAGAGGCAACATTTATCGTCTTATTAGACAAATTGATCGATATTTGTTTATTCCTGTTGGAGAAGGCAACAATATCAAATCAACGGCATATGTTGAAAATATAATTAACGCAACTATGTTTTTGATAGACCGCGGTTTTGAAGGAGTTGAAATATACAGTTATGCAGATGAGCCGCATTTGTCATTTAAAGAAATTGTAACTATAATCTATAAATATCTTGGAAAATCAATGCCTAAGCTAAGGTTACCTGTGAAAGCCGTTTTGGCAGGATTGAAACCTGTTGATTCCATTAGCAGCTTCTTTAATATAGATTTGCCTTTTACTGCGGCAGTGGAAAAAATGAATAAAACAACACATCATGAAGCAAAAAAAATAAGACAAATCGGATTCAAACAGATTTTTTCATTAGAAGAAGGACTTGAAAGAACTATCAGATGGTATAAGAATAAAAAATAA